TGGGATAGTCAAGGTGGGAGCTTCCCGCATTTCCAAAAGTAGATAACCTATAAGTGAAAGTAAGTAACTCATTAATTCATCGGTTCAATAAGCAATGTTAGGATCTACCTTAATCACCGCCTTAAATGACATATACAAAACTGGTcatagggactggggagatggttcagtgtatTTGCAGTGCAAGCCtcaggaactgagttcaaatccccagaactcccATGAAGGTTAGACATGactgcatatctgtaaccctACCACTAAAGGATGAAGACTGAAAGATTCTCAGAACCTAGTAGGCAGCTGCTTAGCCAAAATGAGGAGCTTGTGATTCAAGGCACCGTGATGGAGAGCAGTAGAGGAAACTCCCAATGTCCTTTGCTGGCCTTACATATGCACATAAGGGCAAAGGCACCTGCACACTCATGTAAATGCACCACCATACACATAGAccacacacaatgtgtgtgtgtgtatttataaatataaaaaatattatgtatatataaatatataaaacaataaaaaaacttgGTTGCTTGGGTGTTCCCACATAATAGGCCCAAGCTGTATAGTTCAGCTTGGTCTTGTACTCAACACTCTTGCTTCCACATCCAAATGCTAAGACTactggcatgtaccaccacacacagctaaaAAACACCGTACCAGCACCATAACGAAGCTTTCCACAGGACGCTGTAGAAAGTATCCagtaacaaaatattaaaatacttttactttctacttttattcacgtgtgtgtgtgtgtgtgtgtgtgtgtgtgtctgtgcatgtgactCCAGGTGCTCTCAAAGATcattttggagctggagttacaggcagttgtgagctgcctgacacgGTGCTCAGAatgaaacttgggtcctctgaaagagcagaataTGCTCTTAATTGCCTGAACTATCTCTGCAGCCTAGAAACAGCTCGGAAGAAAATCTCACACCAGAGTACACACTATATACTCTATACAGCTGTATAATCAGAATTAACTTTCCttattcatatatgaatataccTCAGAGAACTGTTAATAATGGAAAACCTTGATCTAAACCACTGTAAGTGTGGGTCCTGTTCCTAGCTTTTACTGCTGAACCATTTACATGTAGTTCTGCCTTTAAATTATGCTTTACTATTACGGCGTTTCTGTGTgttagactgatttttttttttttttttggttttccgagacagggtttctcttatgtagctttgcgcctttcctggaactcacttggtagcccaggctctgcctcccgagtgctgggattaaaggcgtgcgccaccaccgcccttgcCTACTGTACTGTTGGCAAATATATACACTTCTGAGTTTAATCTCCAAGAACTGCCTAGCATTTGTTATGGGAGGCACAAGCTGAGAAGCACAGTGATCAGATCTGGGAGATCTTCCCCAAGCTCAGtttcttctctccaggttcccagtCAGTCAGTCTTCTCCTTTCTAATACAGCTTCTCTCCTTGTATCTTATGCTCCACTATCCTGCAGTTACGATGGTCCTCAGATTTAAATATCCAATCTAGGCTGATTTCCTGAGCACTGTGTCCACGTATCTAACTACCCCCAGTGCCATATGAACTTCAAATTTTAGCATATCCAGAAAAAGAATTCACTACCATTTCCACACACTAAATTGTTTCCCGTTCTGGAAATACAAGACCTATCTAGTTGATTTGGAAAAGGAGCTGCTGACGTTTGTTTTAATTGGGGTGTCATTGCTTTCCATTTTTGACATAACATGAGTGAAAGTTTTATCTGACCAATATCACAAGAAAGAGCCTGCTGCAATTGTTcctaagtaaaaaacaaacaaaacccccaaaacaattTATATTCTCTTATTTCATATCTTCAAAATTGTTAAGTTCTATAAAATTTTAGtcctgtaaaaaagaaaaaaaaaaaaacccacagaaatttTACTGGCACAAATGTCTAGAGTTTCAACACCATATTCTTGCTGAAAAAATGCCTGGACCTATGAGGTTCACCTGGACCAACCCTCCAAGTACTCAAGTACCATTTCCCAAGTACTTAAGAGTATTATCTTGGTATTTAATGGTTTGCAATTTTGTTCTCTGCtgattcacatttttttcttctaccttAATTTTAAGGTGTTTTTACTAGTCTGAAGATGGATTTGTACATTAGATTATCAATAgctactaagtttaaaaaaaaaaaaaactaccagcaATATCTACTTCCTTTTGTATCCTGAActaacttaaaaaaggaaaaaaaaatcatataatacaAACACGCTGTTTAAATGTTTTAGTCCAATATTCTTTTTGATGTAACCTCATCTACATCATGGAATACAGCAATGAAAATACAGGTGGCTTGGAGATTATGAGAATGGGCTTCTTATCACCAAACCAACAGTGCCCGACTATAAAATGCTACGTAGATtattcttatgtcttaaatttcCTATCTTGGAGTTGTAAAATTATAATCAAATGCTTCTGAAAATTTTGAAAACTCTAGGATGGGTAAAAAGTCCCTGCAACTCAAGCAAATGTTGGGTGGAGAGTTGGATCCACTACCAGACCACATTAAGGATAACTGTACTCATGTACCTGAAATGGGGCTTGTCAGGAGACACGGTGATCTGCAGTACATCACTTGTCATGTCCAACTCAGAAAATGCTTCACGGAGCCCCTCTGACTGCAGGATAATCTTATTCATAACATTGGTGCTACAGAAATCAAAGTCCAGAGTCTCTTCAGGCTCCTGAGTGTTAATTTTGCAGACTGTCACCACTCCTCCTTCTTCTAGAAACAGCATCAGAGGGTTACCATAACCTTGGTAACACATCCGAAGTGCAGTGAGCGTCCCTGCAATGAAAGAAGTCATGCAGGCTGAGCTCTGTGGCTCCGGATTTAGCTTTCCCTCCAAATGACACACATACTGCCTTAAGAATAATTTATTCTGCTAAGCTTCTAGCATGCATGTCTCTTCTTAAAGAATCCCAATTCCTGTAACTGCAAGGAAACTGGGAGCAAACCTAATTTGTTGAAACAAATTTTCCACTTAAAATGGAAAACATGCCGCAGAAAAATGCTTACTCAAATACAATGCCTCCTACTGAGATACAGTATTATTTAAAATCAAATTGGTAGCAATAGAGGGTAGCCATTGGTGATGTTATTTAACACCTTACATCCCTACAGAGGAGGATTATAAAATATTCTGGCTCCTTTCTACTGGCTAGAGAGCCAGTAAGGGATATGGGGAAGCACATGTTCCTAGGAAAAACCAGCTGGGGAACCCTGCAATATAAAACACATGGCTAAAAACATGTGTACTGCAGTATGTGTATGATGGTTGTGAGCGTGGGTGCATGAATGCCATGGCATGCCCATGGGTTTCATGGAACAAGTTTTGAGTTGGATCTCCCTCTACCACAGGacctgggactcaaactcaggttctgTCAGGCGTGCTGGGTAAGCACTCTTACTTATAAGCCATCTCACTTGCTCCAAGTGTGTAATCAGACTCAGTTACAGACTGTGCCTAGACCCATTATCCCAGTATTTTGACAGCATAGACGAGATCACAGCCAGGGGTCCACGGTGTGGCAGAGtacactgtaatcccaggacttggcagATGAGGCAGAAGTATCCCAAGTTTAAGGCCAAGCTGAGCTACACTCCAGGTCCTGTCTACAAACCCCAGACTAACAGTGGAGCTGCCAGTGCAAGGCCATGGTTTCAGGACCACCACTGATGCTCTCTAGCTTACACTCAGGTTACTTTCCTATGAAAGAAAATCATTCTTGGATGCTCCTGGGATTCTTCTATTGCAGTCTTATGCCCATGGCAAATGAATTTCCtaatctctaaaaatattttcctaagcaagtaaaaatatattttgaagaaacTATTTGAAGAAACAGACATAATTTATGAGTCTTATCTTAATTTCAGCAAACTATTTTAAATACAGTCAACTGGGAGTCAGGAAAATTTTTCTCTGCCTCTAAGTAGATGTTAATTCTAAGTAAGTTtgagaaaatatgtaattaaaacaaatttcacAATGTTAAACATATAATTTATGACTGTTAAATGTCTTCGATTTTAAACTTGGGATCTTGGAGCCTTGTGTGATgattctgtcaacttgacaagctcTAGACTCCCCTGGGACACAAAGCCCTAGGTGTCTGTGAGGGAGTGAGGTGGCGGAAGTCTCACCCTAACCCTGGGTACCACCATTCCAAGGGCTTCCATCAGggattgaataaaaaggagaaagtcacCCAAgcaactttctgcttcctgcctgcagctataatgtggccagctgcttcatgCTCTTGCTCCATGCTTTTACTTGCCATAATGGACCACAccctcaaactgggagccaaCGAACAGGGCCTTTGTCAGTCACTCTGTCACAGCGACAAGGAAGGTCACCAATGCACCCGGTCAGTTAAGATGAACTAAGATGAGTAAATACCTCcacaaatacataaagaacaaCAACCATACAGTGAACCGatactttgaatatttatttatgttctggGATTATAACCACTGGGAGGAAAATGAACTGGAAATTAGTTTTCCTTTACtctttgaaaatttaatacaTTGTATATTCATATCCAGCCTGTACTACTTCTCTCTATTGGACTCCTCCACCTGTTCTAAAGAAATGTGATTTTCCTCCTCTAGCAGCCATCAAGTGCCAAAAGCTTCTCCACTCTGGGTAGGGCCTCAAGAGCCCTTCCCATAGTAATTAGTTTCCAGACTAAGCATTTACTAGCCTGGGGTTGGAGCTCAGCTGgcagtgcttgcctaacatgtatcTAGTActgcattcaattcccagcaccacataaaactacAGGTGGTTGCCGTAATCTCAGCACctcagatgcagaggcaggaggatgagaaattcaaggacatcctcagctacagagtgagttcaaggccagtatgggatacatgagaccgtgtctcaaaaaagaagtttacgggctggagagatggctcagaggttaagagcactggctgttcttccagaggtcctgagttcaattcccagcaaccacagggtggctcacaaccatctgtaatgagatctggtgccttcttctggcctgaagggacacatgcaagcagaacactgtatacataaataaataaataaatctaaaaaaaaaaaaaaagaagtttacaTTCTAAAATTCTTCCTGTATTTTTCAAACCATAGTACCTGTATgccttcatcatcatcaccatcataaaaaataataataatatagctcACCTGGAGTAGGACTTGATCCAAAAATAGATAAACAGTCTAAAAGGATAGTTAAGTTAATTCGGAAAGTAACAGATTCTTCCTGAATGATAAATTCTTGAAACACTTCAGCCTATGAGAAAAGTAAACACGGAAGTGAGTTATAGTAAAGAATGACAATTCACATGTAAGACTCTATATTTCACTTTATACTTAAAAAGTAACAATACCGCACCAACTGCATGAGAACAATTTCTCATTCTCCACTAAGATATCAATTTTTCAACCATTACCCACTAGAATACTACTCAATGGTTTAATAGTTAAAGGTATAGCACTAAGTTGGGTCCCATTTAGAAGCTcctgaagtggggaggggagggaatatgatgaaaatatattgtatgaaaattttttaacaatttaaaagtgagcctggagagatggcttagcagttaagagcactggctactcttccagaggacccaggttcgattcccagcacccatatagtagctcacaaccatatgtaaccatttccagaggatctgacaccctcttctggaaggtactctgcaggtaccaggtaCATACCTTTtgcagacattcatgcaggcaaaacacttattatacacataaagttaaaaaaaaaaaaacttaattaaaaagccatgaaaaaaaaagacccctCCCCAAGCAGGGTCCTTCATCTTCATTTCTGGATATAAACCTACTATCCATGTGAACTTTCCCTGCCCCTTACCTTGAGCCCATCAGTTAAGACTCAAGTCACTTGTGAATAGAACAATTTAATAATGCATGCATCATAACAgcttcccatttcttcttttagaagtTAATtctatgtgctttggtgttttgcctgtgagaggatgtcagatcacctggaattgtggttacagacagttgtgagctgccacgtgggtgctgggacttgaacctgggtcctctggaagagcaggcagcgctcctaactgctgagcctctccattttcttttgaagataggaaccatgttttatttattcctccATTTGTGAGGTCATGCTATACACATGTTCAAAACTATGAATTGATGTTAGGATCTGATATGAACCATATAAAGAGTTAGATTACAGCTGTAAGAATAGATTATAGTGGGTGATGGTGcagggctttaatcccagaacttcaaGACAAAGTAGAGGCAGGTCAATCTAGAACTTGAgttcagtctggtctataaaACAAGTTCCAGGTAACCAGGGTTATATGTGAGATGTTAGACACTGTCTcagcaaaaataacaaaaaaaaaaaaaaaaaaaagaaacccaaaatgCTATTACAGCCAACAAGAGGGAAAACTAAACCGTGCAGGACAATAATTACAAAGAGTAAACAAACATTGAATTTTCATCATAAGACAGCTGAAATTAAATCTGTTGCAGTTGCCACTTATGTAAATGGGGATGATATTCGTGCCTATTTTTGTAAAGATTAAAAGAGGTAAACGACagtctgggctccagagtgagttccaggacaggtgccaagctacacagagaaaccctgtcttgaccacccccccccaaaaaaaaaagaaaagaaaaaagaggtaaACAATGAGAAGAGTATCTCACAGTTTAACCTTAATAAACTATCATTAGTGGGAAAAGCATTTGTtggcaggaaagaaaaaaaaatcaagtaatgaCATTTATTCTCTAACTTGAGTTTTTTCGAATAATTTCCTTCAAAATTCATGAACTAGGCGAACGCTTAAAAGTGCCTCCTCTCCCCCATACCTGAATAAAGGCATTTGCTTGCACGCACTTTGCATTTTCCACTGTAACTTTGAGTCCATTTTTTGTGGCAAAACACGCGGCGTGTTCTTTAAAATGAATGGCTTTCAAGACCGTGGAGAGATTCCTCACGTTGTCAAGGCTGGCCACTAGGCAGTACTGTCCGTCCTCGTCCTGAACGTGCTGGGTTAGGAGAGGCATGGATGGTCGGGACCCCGGCACAGTCGGCTCGGAGACAGGGGTGCTCCTCTCCCGGAAGACCTCTGAAAACCTGAGAGACGTACAACCAACCTGGCATCAGTGCTGACAAGACGGGCCACCTCGACCCGAGCCGAAACCGGCTGAGCAGGGAGATGATCGCCACTTCTGCCATTTTAACTTTTGGGGAAATTCTATCTCCCTGTTTCAAAACTACGGTTTCCTCGTCTTTCACGGCggggaaaacaaaaagcaattcaCAGAGCAACACTGGCGTGGTTTCCAcaggtcaataaataaataaacaggctaCAGAGTCTGCTTAGAGCCTGTGTGGCGCCTCCTAGCGCCACCAACCCCGCCACCCACCGAACCGGAGCGGCGGCGGCCCCGACCGTCACCCCGCTCACCAGCTCGCTCGCCGCTGTCACAGCGGCGCTGCCACTAAAGGGGTAGCCCCGGGCACCAGGCCCCTGCCTTTGAGGTGATGCCCGACGCCTCGCGGCCCTTTCCAGCCCAGCCCCGAGGAAGGACACCCTGAGCAGCCCCGAAGCTAGCAAGCCGGGCCGACAGCTCCCGCCGCAGTTCAGATCCGCCGCCACTTGGGCCACCGTCACCACCGAGCCGCCGCGGGCCTAGAGAGCCTATGACGAGACCGGAAGAAGAAGGCGCTCTACAGCGGGATGACTAAACCCAGAGCCTAGTGTGTGCTACCATAGAGAACGGAAGGCGGAGCGAGCGGCAGGGCCGAAAGTGCGGCCGGCAGCGAGCTCGGCGGGGCAAGATGGCGGCGACCAAGAGGAAGCGGCGTGGGGGCTTGGAGGTGCAGGCGAAGAAGCCGAAAAGGAGCCGGAAAGATGCCGGGCAGCCCGCTAAGCCGGACGCCGTGGCgaaagaggtggaggaggaagatagAGATCGCATTCCTGGTCCCGTTTGCAAGGTAAAAGGCCCAGCTGCGGGGCTACGTGTGGCGTAAGCTTCGGGACCCGCTTTTTGGCTACCGACGTGAACAGCCGCTAAAGCTGTCCTGGCTCGCTTGCTCAGGGGTCCCCTGGACTGGGCTGGACAGTGTTTGTGTCTAATTTTCGTGCAGGTGGCCTCCTTAAGACAGCCGTCCGTAGACCCGTAGCCAGCTCACAGGGAGGCGATTGAACGGGGTATTTATTTCTAGTATTGTGTTTTCACTCGTCCCCCGCCTCACCAGGgttctgtttttccttgtttttgttgttgtttgttttgttttgtttgttttttttctcgtTTGGATGTATCTACTCCACACCTTCCATATCTTGCCATGTTGGCCGGTATCAGACAGGGATACCGAAGTTTGCTCGCCAAGCCTTAAAGTTACTGTCTTGTTAGTCTAACTTGTTTGGTTGGATCTTAgggataataaaaaa
The Peromyscus leucopus breed LL Stock chromosome 11, UCI_PerLeu_2.1, whole genome shotgun sequence DNA segment above includes these coding regions:
- the Rad1 gene encoding cell cycle checkpoint protein RAD1, whose translation is MPLLTQHVQDEDGQYCLVASLDNVRNLSTVLKAIHFKEHAACFATKNGLKVTVENAKCVQANAFIQAEVFQEFIIQEESVTFRINLTILLDCLSIFGSSPTPGTLTALRMCYQGYGNPLMLFLEEGGVVTVCKINTQEPEETLDFDFCSTNVMNKIILQSEGLREAFSELDMTSDVLQITVSPDKPHFRLSTFGNAGSSHLDYPKDSDLMEAFHCSKTQVNRYKLSLLKPSTKALALSCKVSIRTDNRGFLSLQYMIRNEDGQICFVEYYCCPDEEVSES